The nucleotide window TCTCGCTCAGCGCCGCGTTCAGCTGGTGGCTCAGCTCCTGTAAAGCGGTACTGGTCAGCCACGCCAAGGATAACCAAGATGTCATTGTTTGGTGACTTTTCTAcattggatatattttttttatagaataggaaggcggactagcatatgggccacctgatagtaaatggtcctcaacgcccttagacattggcgttgtaagaaatgttaactatcgcttacgtcaccaatgcgccaccaaccttggaaactaagatgttatgtcccttgtgcctgtaattacactgactcactcacccttcaaaccggaacacaacagtaccaagtactgctgttatatatattttggatatatttttgtagataaaAAACTACCGATGGGTAGTTCTGCGCAAACCTATCTGAGTCGGTACCACCAATTCATTAgttattctaccgacaaaccTCAAAAAATCATCATTGTCATAGCTTTTTTCCTGTTTAAAGGTTGTGAGCCGTCCATAGAGAAGTATTGacggtgtaaggaatggttttCAACTCTTTTCGTATATATGTGTGTACgtatacacacacatacgaTGAGAGATACGATGAGTCCCACCTGGTTGCTGCACTGCGCCTGCACGTGCGCCAACTTGACCTGCGCGAGCTCCAGCTCGAGGTCTCGCACGCGCTGCTTCAGACGCGCCTCCGTGTCACTTGAGCTCTCCTTCTCTTCCCCCTTCGGCTCTAGCTCTGTAATTGGTAAAAGGTATCGTATTGGAGCCactcgtttttttaaatatagatcaaAGGCCCCGTGTAAGCCGgcctgataaatatatattttcttgtagtgtgcaataaagtaattgtaataaatatatacataccctCTTTATTGTCCTTCTGTGCTAACTTCACGCTGCAACTGACACAGCTACTCACACAGTcctaaaaagaaataaacatttctaTAATTTCTTTACTGCTAACTAAAAGTCTTATCgtcatatattacataacataaaagttttttttagaataggaaggcggacgagcatatgggccacctgatagtaagtagtcaccaacgcccatagtaattggcattgtaagaaaagttaaccatcgctatcaccaatgcgccaccaaccctgggaactaagatgtcccttgtgcctgtaattacactggctcactcactcttcaaactggagcacaaataataccaagtactgctgttttgcggtagaatatctgatgagcgggtggagCGGGtgggagcttgcacaaaggtcgtctgggtagctaAGAATATATACATAAGGGAATCTTttttatgaactaaaaatatacttgGTAATAGGactttgcaagcccgtctgtatCCCACACACTGACCACGTATTCTAtccccaaacagcaatacttagtatccttgtgttccggtttgaagggttaatgAGTCAGTGTTACTACGGACACAAGAgaaataacatctcagttcctaaggttggtggcgtactGGCGATGTGaggtatgtttaatatttcttacagtgccaatgtttatgagaGATGGTATTCACTTACAATCTAgttgcccatttgccagtctacctacctatttaccataaatataaaatgaacgtaaaaatatactttttggtAGTATTAGATAGATTTTATCtactcgtaatatatatattttttaatttgacttatattaacaaataagcTATCAATTCATTCAAAACTCACCTGCATTTGATGTAACTGTTTGTCGAGACGCGCACAAATCTCTCTGTAGTCTCGCGCAACCGCCGCGTAGTGAACAGACTCCCTTTGTGCCTCCTCCAAATTACTTCGAgtctaaaacaaaattaatcactcttatatataaactataaagggagaggaggccttagtccagcaatgggacattcacaggctgttacgaatatataaaacatatgcatatatgtaattaatattcaaaaataaaaatatcctattGACgtgctatatgtatatatcatacaggactgcctcgttggtctagtggctagatataaggccgttgacccggaggtcctgggttcgattcccaggtcgggctaataaaaagttattgggtttttctgtcagaaaattctcagtagcagcccggggtctggaagttggaagtgtgtgaagccgttggtcctgcgcctgaactctttccagtcgtctCGGATTATcatccaatcggattatgagagctagggaatagagtgccAGGTCCAAAAGTTCCAGCTCGATCTACTACCATGACTTTAGTTAAGACCATTTAAAaagtgaaaattttaattttatttttgtttgtatttacagaatatttatcctttttaccgtcccatcggattgtgagagtgcacctgtgtttgcgcacacacttgtgcacaataatatctcctgcgcagttggttaatctctcttgagattggccgccgtggccgaaatcggtctggagaccttatataacacaatatttgattatacatattaaacgtaatttttgtGATAAGATTTCGGAGCgcgtagttaataataataagtcacCTGTTTAAGTTGATTTTCGAACGTATCCTTTTCTTGTTGAAGTTgtgtatttataacttttaacctTTCCAATTCGACGTTGATCTTTTCCTTTTCCGCTGATTCTGTAAGAAATTGAATCATTGTTTGATAATTATTCTTTCATAAGCTAAAATGAAAAGAATgaaaaattcatctcgtgcttggcggtgaaggaaaacatcgtaaggaaacctgcatgtgtcaatttcattgaaattctgccacatgtgtattctaccaacccacattggagcagcgtggtgaaataagctccaaactttctccgcaaaatggagaggaggtcttagcccagcagtgggacattaacaggctggtaCTGTAAGCTAAAATGATTAGCtgacaaaaaaaatctcatttctAAACAATTATATCTAGCGAACTCTAATATACAAAATCTAGTATATTCGATCAGTTTTAATCTAAATGGTTCTTGAACTcctaaacttattataaatgtaaattaagtcAACCAACACCCATtgcaaaaaattattaattgttatcaaaagatatcaaattaaacatttaataacgcAACTCTAATATTTCACTTAACTTCataaaaaatcgattttaatgaatctttagtaatattataaatgcatgagtttctttgtttattactctgtaattttattaattgtccagagggtggatctaccagttatctgcccgatagctggttggaatcactacgggtacgcgaccccggactgctctagctactagtatcacattcctgtatcttccgtgatcacagtatcctcccccctctccttgatacgctgtttcccaaaattatcccagcgtcacgccaaagaagaaggaaaactaatattaaacccggagcggtgcctccgtttaggcgtaagccagtcacctgcggccaaaccagcaccacacgtattgactcgtcattcctgcggatcctgctggggaggaggagagggtggcatgggtactgggcaagcccgtgttgccataaagtcgcctgcccaggcgtagcagcatccacggagaggacacttcgctcacctgtcttgcaggtggaaaacaacacggagagtggcttgcttaaatcatctgacaaagatgcagaggcctatatatatactctGTAACGTCTTAACTACCGACACCTCCCCTCACACGACTACCTACCACGCGCGCAAAGCTGAGACCgaaatttagtaatatatatttcatagattttatatacgtagtaatattattgtagcGTACGTAGTGCTTACCTTTTATAAATTTCTCGTATTCCAGTTGATACTTCTGTAGCCTTTTGACCTTAATACTGCAAGCTAGTTTCACTATCTGCCGTGAAGCTTCCTCGGCGCGACATTTCTTCGGTAATGTTactctattaataaaaaaaaaaacattcataagaAATTCatcattttagttatatatggaAATTTACTATtgagaaaaatgtatttgttttagtatatggtaaaaaagttaaacctatgtaaattaaatttgattaaacgaACAATTAACGTCTGACCCGATTTTAATTTACCTATCCAAAGCCACTGTTTGAAGCTATAAGATGAAACGTTgctattatatttgttaaagtaCCTGAAATATTTGAGTACACCTTCGAAATCGTGTTGCAAGAGATCCTTTCGAGCACGGGTGAGTAGAGCCAACGAAACTTGGAATAGTGTGTCCATTCCTTGTAGTAGGAATACATCCAGGATGTGATACACCTATCAAGAaaatttctttcattattaaatataaaatgcaaaatgTAATTGATATGTATTAGCGGGTatagtcaatattttttaacttattttaagaaGCAATAAGAAAGCAAATAAGaagaaattttattacttctattgtaatagttaataatacctttaaatgtcataaaagaaaaaaaattgtcacacattttaatatcatttttagaCCACATTACATTGTACTAGTTATTGTGCTtcttaatcaaaattaattatcagTGTTTAGTGCAGATTGCACCGAGAGGACtgaattgttaattataaataatttattttgactttaatAACTTACCAACGGAAGAGGAAACCGAGCAGTAAATACTGTAAGGAACCATTGCGACGCGAACATGTGTGGTTCAACACCCAACTCTTGGAAGTGTGCACGTAAGTCGTTTAGTTGTtcctttaagaaaaaaaagattttattaaattgtaaatccGGCGCGAAAGAtcagaataattttttttttcattttatcgtagaatatattacaatatattaatttttaaacttttaacttatttagaagtgcAACTGCACTGTtggtaaataattttagaattacTTGTCATGTACtctaataaatcatttttgtaGTTGAATTAATACCAGGCTGGTAATAAAAGAATATAGTTAGCTATCAATGacgtgatattttaaatatacaccaATCATtagaaagtaatttttttaagtaaaatattgtcatgataaaaacgaataaattgtaaaataaattagtaatcaATTTACTCACCTCCATTAGCCTATCCAGCTGGTGCAACCTCATATATAGTGCCTCGAAGCCATCCTTATATAGCTCCCGTAGTCCATAGCCATACATTAAACGAACCAATAAACAAAATGCTTGCTCTTCTGGCATCTgaaaaataaagcaattttgTTTTAGACGAGAAATTCATCGTTGTTTATCGTGTCTGTTTGCACCTTATGtatttatacgagtatataagtGCTATAGCATAATtaggaatattttattacttagggTAGGAGAAAAAAAACACGTGCAAAACACCTCACATGTGACAGAAGTGAAGCCTTTTTGCATTAGacgcataaaatatattataccaatTTGACCCAAAAGCTTATGGATTAGATCGTTGCAGCATACTAGTGCCGGTAGGAGGGTGCGGGACTCACGTGCAGCAGCAGCGTGGCGGCGAGGAAGCTGAGCCCCTGGCAGTAGCCCACCTCCACGTCGTACACGGCGTAGGCGCGCGCCATGCGCAGCAGCGAGTCCTGGCCCAGCCCGCCCGCCTCGCGGAAGAAGTCGTGCGCAGGGAACGTGCGAGCGATGTCGCGCTGGATCACCGCCTCGAACGGACACTCCTGCGGACCGCCGACCGATTATTTCTATATGGGTATATATGGGTATATATGGGTATTTTTAATAGTGTAACATTTTTTGAGAGTCTGTATAACACGTTTTACGCTTAATTGggataaattattgtttaaatttcacGATAGCATTCGTGCGTTACAAAAAGAGGTAATGTcagttctttatttatttacatttctatttttatgtagATGTTATTGTATGATAAATGcctaatattagatatatcgtTCCAGTTTATAAATCCACTGAAGTAATTGTAACATTCAAATTTAATGACTGTAACGAATTCcctttatctatattaattccATGAAAAAACCATAAAACATCTATGTATTCGTACTTTGCTGATGAGCGTTCGGTATGTCTCCATAAGCTTATCGTTCTGGTCGACGCCGGCCAGTCTCAGCCACACCTCGCCCCGGAGTGCTTCCGGAACTCCCACGCGTACGAGCTGACTGAGAGCGCGAGGACGAGGTCCGATCCAACTGGAAAATAATGGTAacgttaaataattcaaaaatgtctaatataaaatacgaagtgaaaagataatattttataccccCAAAAGTACTTggttataaataatgactacatattttataatgatacaTACGCAAATATGCGTGCGTCACATAAACGTCTGAATGCACGGAAAAACTTTTCTAAGTACATGTGGATAATATGAAAAACCACTTACTTTCTGAGGACTTGTGCCCAATTCTCAAGCACGTCTACACCACAATCTTTAGACACCTCGCCAGTTCCACTTAGAAGTGGCTCATCGCCATCTGAAAAGGAGATTTTATATTGGAATACAGTTCAGATAGATCGGCTCTCAATATACCGTAacaccgtaccgtaacagcctgtgaatgtctcactgctgggctaaaggcctcctctcctctttttgaggagaaggtttggagcttattccaccacgctgctccaatgcgggttggtagaattcacatgtggcagaacttcagtgaaattagacacatgcaggtttcctcacgatgttttccttcaccgtaaagcacgagatgaattataatcacaaattaagcacatgaaaattcagtggtgcttgcccgggtttgaacccacgatcatcggttaagattcacgcgttcttaccacagggccatctcggcttgttgttgttgttgctcTCAATATATCATCCTCAAATTATGAATATTCATCCTAAATGCCAAACAAATAATCAACCCAAAGACTAATAAGACTAAAGACTTTAAGTGTGGACCCAAAATGGTGAACTTAAATCTCTGGTCAAAAGCGTCCACTCCTTTTTAGGTTTTTCCTGTTCTATCCTTTAAGCCTATAGATACTATAAGGTAGTCCAATTCACCGGAGTCTGGCTCCGAAGGCgagggcggcgcgggcgcagtGGACAGCGGCGACGGCAACAGACTGGACAGAGACAGCGGCAGGTTGAGCCGAGACCGGTCGAGCTCCCCCGACGTCTCCACGCTGGCCACTTCGTACTGTAGCTGGCCCAGAGAATCCACTGACTggaaatacaaaattatctttCATCGTTACTTGTGCAACAGCGAATTTTGAAgtcatattacattatataacatatattaataacataacattttctaCTCGGAATTTTAGCCGAATACCGATCATGTAACTAATTTTTTATCCATCTGTAATCGTAGCACTCAAGTGTTATAATTTtagaagaaaacaataataatatatataatataaaaacaacaataataaataaatatttacctcTCTCAAATTTATATAGAACTGTTGTACGAGTGGTCGTTTGGAGTAGTACCAAAATCTTTCCGCTGGGGGATACACTTTGACTGGTGTTTCGATTACTAATCTgtaaacgaaaaatataaatttgaatctaCAAATGAAGggtcttaatttaattaaaagattttgatAACTATATATCagtctaaatattaaaataaaattagtgtaaAACATTGATGTCAAAGATCTAGAACGTAATCGAATAATTGGTCAgcatattattatcttattcacATAGCTTGCATATGGTAAAGATTCATGAATTCCATTTCACGCATGTTGCcgaattattgaaataaacaattacaaatatagaaaatgaatcataacttatatataaacaaaaaaaaggatTCTACATCTTAAATACCCTGATTACCAGTGCATTGACAAAGTAAGGAATGGTTTACACTTTGAACATTGTACAAtgacaggttttttttaatagaataggacgagcacatgggccacctgatggtaagtggtcaccaaacacccttagacattggcattgtaagaaatgtcaaccatcgcttacatagccaatgcgccaccaaccttgggaactaagatgttatgtcatttgtgtctgtaattacactggctcactcacccttcaaaccggaacacaacaatatcaagtactgctgttttgcggtagaatatctgacgagtgggtggtacctacccagacgagcttgcacaaagccctaccaccagtaaggtgTGCGTTGTGTTATGCAGTAATTGGGGTATATTTAAACACTACGTACTACGTAAGctcgtatttatatttcataagagTTCCTTccttattagtaaataaatagatagGTGCGGGGCGACCGACCGCAGCGGGTCCCGGATGCCGCGTATGACGAGGTCGAGCGCGAGCGACATGTATTGCGGCGCGCCGTCCCCGCTGGCCACGTTGAAGGCGGCCAGCGCGGACTCGCCCGCGTTCCACAGCGCGCACACCGAGCAGCCCGAGCCGCCCGACGAGCCGCTCACCTGCACACACgaccaataaaatttaatggttTTTCTGAGTTGAAATTCGTGTAAATACAGGGTAAAATGTAAAAAGGTCGGAACTAATTGACAGTTTTAAACTAGTGACTCGGTTAGCATGTAAAGCGCGCTATCCCCCTCCACTCGTGTCGGACTCTGACTTGACTCAAGCCTGCTATTTTTTTGAATGAAACTATTAGAAAATGGTAAAAACAAATGTGTTTTCAttcatcattaataaattatacaacttCAACGTAAATAAGTAAACCACATATGAACAACGTTATCTTAAACTTCAAATAACAAACAGCAGACTTtaactttcaaataaatatttttcgtttacaaaagcctagatggcctagtgtttagaacgcgtgaatcttaaccaatgatcgtgggttcaaacccgggcaagcaccactgaattttcatgtgcttaatttatgtttataattcatctcgtgcttgacggtgaagaaaaacatcgtgaggaaacctgtatgtgtctaatttcattgcaattatgccacatgtgtattttaccaacccgcattggagcagcgtggtggaataagctccaaaccttctcctcaaaagggagaggaggccttagcccagcagtgggacattaacgggctgttacttagATTCCTATCAGAACAATATAAGTTCAATTACATACCATTTCAAGTAACTGCATGTCTGAATGTTTCACACTCCGTCCAGGAGCGAGAAGGATGCCGAAACACCTCTCGATATATAAACCTCCAGTGTACGATGACTGAAAAACAAATTcagctaaataaaatacaactcTAATTTATATGATACTAGCTGCCTGTCCCGACTGTGCGAGggtaaaataattatctacatataacgaattttatttgtttgtgggTCAGGAACCTTCGCGGGAGTACGCTAAGCAATCAATCAAAGTTTCATAACAATCGGATGAATGTCTTAGAAGcgcatagaggacaaacatagatagaaactttttttttacagatttgaaagtaattaattgggtaatcaatatatatttgaattttagtcTCATTATTCACCTGTGGGTCATCCGGTTCTGCCTGCACGTTATTAGTGACCTGCGTCACGTTGATGGTCACTTGTTTGTCGATACCACCACGCAACTTGTAACCGAGACGTTCTTTCGGCACATGGCTGAATGTGccctgtaaaataaatacatttatttacatttgtaatatttactactggtagagctttgtgcaagctcgtctgggtaagtaccgcccactcatcagatattctaccgcaaaacaggagtacttgatattgttgtgttccggtttgaagggtgagtgggccagtgtaattacaggcacaagggacataaaatcttagttcccaaggttggtggcgcattggtgatgtaagcgatggttaacatttcttacattgccaatgtctatgggcgttggtgaccacttaccatcaggtggcccatatgctcgtccgccttcctattctataaaaaaaaccgttttaattttattttgaaatcattgaTAGTCGCctattttatagatatagaaGTATGTATAGTTGGATAATTTCATACAATAAAACGCCATAAAAAACTTTTGGAGTGCTAATTTCCAATAACTGCTAGTGACTATTTCCTTACGGTGTACTTTACAATTTAGAATCATTGCAGGCCAAGGTTTAGAACaatcaaattatttcaaaaattcttttattcttttattctaagatcttgtaatagtcataatagaaaatacaaccacattgatctgtttaaaaatagtttaagtaaattttataatcttgtgaaaaatacttattagtaattaaccataaccatatttacgttaaaattttactttgtcataaatagttatattttatgtaacatcaaaattagtccacttccctgttaaaacagtagtggaaacttaactggcataagtgttaaaatatgattattatattaagttgtaatatacgatatgctgtatgtttccctaataaataaataaaataaaataaaaaaaataaaacaatcactcTTGTAAAAGATGCTTAAGCAAAAGTTAAGTTCGAAAGAGGCAGATCTTTTTTACCTTTTCATCACCTTTAACTTTTAAGCAGATAAATCACTGTATCTATACTTTTCTTGTGACGAAGAAACTCTATCAATCATTGATAAGATTCCATAAACATTCTAGTGAGTACATATATCGGATCACTtttgaaattttacaatatttttttatcttaattccaAGAAGTCACGAGcggatgtttttaaataaaacaaataaagacaaataaacaagccgagatggcctagtggtaagaacgcgtgaatcttaaccgatgatcgtgggttcaaacccgggcaagcaccactgaattttcatgtgcttaatttgtgtttataattcatctcgtgcttaacggtgaaggaaaacatcgtgaggaaacctgcatgtgtccaatttcattgaaattctgccacatgtgtattctaccaacccgcattggagcagcgtggtggaataagctccaaaccttctcctcaaaagggagaggaggccttagcccagcagtgggacattaacaggctgttactgttaaacaAGTTTGACATTGGATTgaagcgatatcattggtcgggatcttgaataattttcattatagaTTTGCGAAAAAAATGCATCTTTAATTTCAACTAAGTTTTTTATTGAATCTTTGGAAGGAagtttaaagatataataaaacacaattcTTCTGAACTAATTATTCTGAATCATAATGTCCTGCTTACGGATATAATTCTCTATGCGACAtcgcatatataattatattcgagAATTCAGAAGCTGTTATATGCTTGTTACTTACGGATCAGAAAGCTGATAGGTAGTAGGCTAAGTTATAGGTATAAAGAGGAGATGCACTAGTGTGTGAATAAGTAAAAATCAAATGACAATTatactaacaataataaataattctactatccgtaagcaaaaagttttttttaatatcatcttcatttattattaaaataatatacttctaACCTTAGCATCAGTCTCCTTGATGTCCACAGTGCACTCGAGTACGTGCATCAGCTGCATGGGCGGCGCAGCGGGCCCGAGACCCTCGGTTAAGGAACCCgtcatagatggcgctgcacTCAAGTCTCCCACCAGGGACGACGCCATCGAACGCGGTATACGCTCGAATGCTTTAGCAAAGCAACCTGAAAAAAAGGTATAttcattatttc belongs to Nymphalis io chromosome 2, ilAglIoxx1.1, whole genome shotgun sequence and includes:
- the LOC126777112 gene encoding rab GTPase-activating protein 1-like isoform X3, encoding MTYGKTSQVIYKESCRHVGGSKFYEVVDGSSVVTSTPSPTEKQDHMKPIESDDEVSDVDQECTVFCGVSYLGAQNIADPKSETDIQRIMKELSSMPENRDGIAVSISIPVCSQGLVVLYQADTNSVMTRYAVNRISFYARGAAGSPVASCFAFTWSHGETKESAVYRCHVFRCHIAEAVSQVSSCFAKAFERIPRSMASSLVGDLSAAPSMTGSLTEGLGPAAPPMQLMHVLECTVDIKETDAKGTFSHVPKERLGYKLRGGIDKQVTINVTQVTNNVQAEPDDPQSSYTGGLYIERCFGILLAPGRSVKHSDMQLLEMVSGSSGGSGCSVCALWNAGESALAAFNVASGDGAPQYMSLALDLVIRGIRDPLRLVIETPVKVYPPAERFWYYSKRPLVQQFYINLRESVDSLGQLQYEVASVETSGELDRSRLNLPLSLSSLLPSPLSTAPAPPSPSEPDSDGDEPLLSGTGEVSKDCGVDVLENWAQVLRNWIGPRPRALSQLVRVGVPEALRGEVWLRLAGVDQNDKLMETYRTLISKECPFEAVIQRDIARTFPAHDFFREAGGLGQDSLLRMARAYAVYDVEVGYCQGLSFLAATLLLHMPEEQAFCLLVRLMYGYGLRELYKDGFEALYMRLHQLDRLMEEQLNDLRAHFQELGVEPHMFASQWFLTVFTARFPLPLVYHILDVFLLQGMDTLFQVSLALLTRARKDLLQHDFEGVLKYFRVTLPKKCRAEEASRQIVKLACSIKVKRLQKYQLEYEKFIKESAEKEKINVELERLKVINTQLQQEKDTFENQLKQTRSNLEEAQRESVHYAAVARDYREICARLDKQLHQMQDCVSSCVSCSVKLAQKDNKEELEPKGEEKESSSDTEARLKQRVRDLELELAQVKLAHVQAQCSNQELSHQLNAALSEMQAAMNQKQSVTPWLVRTLGSIMEAAQNRPSFQTYLPNLSQEQQSPSLHRQGSFSNTQGQSQANLDRRVSDPYSPDVVRRKKDLNAKRHSMLVESNLSKEAKDLNRRSHDVTIVKNLSMG